Genomic segment of Kibdelosporangium phytohabitans:
CGGAGTCGACCGGGCGGCCGTTGAAGGCCTTGCGGGCCAGCATCCGGTAGAGGTTCGGGTGGTCCTCGATCACGCTGAAGAAGGCGTCGAGGCTGCGGCGGATCCGCGGCACCGGCGCTTCCTCGCGGTTGATCGCCGGGATCAGCCGTTCGAAGAGGATCTCGGTGCCGCGCTGGCCGAGCGCGACGAAGAGGTCGGCCTTGTCGGTGAAGTGCCGGTAGAGCACCGGCTTGGTCACGCCCGCTGCCGCGGCCACGTGTTCCATGGCGAGGTCGGGGCCGTGTTCGTCGAGTGCTTTCAGTGCCGCTTCCACGAACTCCGCGCGGCGGGCGGCGCGGTGTTCGCGCCAGCGCTCACGCCGAGCGTCGCCCTCTCCCTTGACACCTTCGCCCATGCGGTTGCATGCTACCAGAGGTAACTGTTACTTCCGGTAACACTAAAGGGGTGTCGACGATGAGCCGCGTGGTGCGAGTTGCCGAGGGGTCCGACCGGGAGAAAACCGCCGAGCGGTTGCTGAACTCGTCGGCCGACAAGTTCTACGACCCCGAGGTCGACATCGACTGGAACGCGCCGCTCAAAGAGGGCATGTACTACGCGCCGGACCACCGCGTGTCGATCTACGGCACCCACCTGTGGGACCAGTTGACCCCCGCGCAGCGCATCGAGCTGAGCAAGCACGAGGTCGCCAGCGTCGCCAGCAACGGCATCTGGTTCGAGGTGCTGCTGATGCAGATGCTGCTCAAGGAGGTCTACCGGATCGACCCGACCACGCGGCACGCGCAGTACGCCCTGACCGAGATCGCCGACGAATGCCGTCACTCGACGATGTTCGCCCGCTCGATCGAGAAGGTCGGCGCGCCCGCGTACGGCCCGCCCGCGATCCTCAAGAAGCTGGGCAGGTTGCTGCCGGTGATCGGTTACGGCCCCGCCCTGTACGGCTCGATCCTGGTCGCCGAGGAGATCCTCGACCGCATCCAGCGCGAGAGCATGGCCGACCCCGGCGTCCAGCCGCTCGTGCGCATGGTCAACCGCATCCACGTGCTCGAAGAAGCGCGGCACGTCACGTTCGCGCGCCAGGAAGTCGTGCGCGGCATGAAGGAACTGCGCCGCTGGGAGCTGCCGTACCAGCAGTTCCTGATCGCGGCCGTGTCGCATGGCATCACGAGCAGCCTGATCAACCCACGCGTGTACAAGTCCGTCGGGCTCGATCCGAGGGAGACGGCGAAGGTCGCGCGCAACAACCCGCACTTCCAGGAGACCCTGCACTGGGCAGGGGAGCGGATCATGAAGTTCCTCGACGAGGCCGGGCTGGTCGGCGGGCCGGGCATGGCGTTCTGGCGGGCTTCCTTCCTGGTCAAGTAGGCCGCCGGGTCAGCCCCAGACCCGCGGCTGACCAGTCGCACGTGGTCGTCACGCTGAGGTGGAGGTCGCCGCCCCAGTAGCGTCTGTTTGGCGCCGTTGCCGGAAACGACGCGAGCTACCTCTGCTCGGCCGGTGGGCCGTGGGCTTCGAAACGGACGAGGTCGTGCTGCTCGGCTGCGTTGAGGTCGGCTGGGTCGAGGACGGCGCTGGGCGTGATGGTGACGCCGTTCTCCCCCCAGGTGTCTTGCCCGCCTCGACAGGCGTGCGTGGGACTCGATCAGCGATCGCGAGCGCCAGCCCGGCCGTACCGTGGAAGTCCGTCCAGCGCGTCCGCACGATGCCCCAAGACCCTTTTTGTGACCGCCGCATCCATTCGACAGCTTGTGAGCACTGACAACAAGTAAGAGTTCCTGTGGCGCTGCCGACTAGGTGGAAGGCGTGATCGCGCCGTGATGGACCGAATGATCGGTGAGAGGTACGGGTTGAGCAGGCCGCTGGGCAGCGGCGGCATGGGCGAGGTCTGGGAAGTACTGGACGCCCGGCTGGATCGCGAGGTCGGGGGGAGACCGCTGTGCCCGGCGTCGAAAGCCGACGACGGGCCCACGATGATCACCCGCTGCAAACGGGAAGCGCAGCTGACCGCGCGGATGAACCACCGCGGCGTGCCCGTCGTGCACGACACCGGCGCGGCCGGGCAACAGGAACACCGAGCTCGTGCTGTTAGTCGTGGCCGTCGTCATGCTGCTGAGCGTGCTCATGGCCCAACGGCCGATCCACGCGCTGATGCCGGGGCTCGCGATCGGCCTGCCGCCGCCGTCCTGCGGCAGCGGCGGCTCGGCAAGCTCCACCCGTGGTCGCGTTGACGGTCAGGAATGCGGCTGCAGCGGGTAACCGCCACCGATTCCGCGCCAGGCCAGCGTCGAGATCAGCTTCACGGCCTCGGCCTTCTCGATCGGCCGGTTGCTGGCCAGCCACGACTGGGCAGCGACCTGGCTGGCGCCGACCAGGCCGACGGCGAGCAGGCGCGCCCGCTCCTCGTCCATACCGGCGTCCGCGGTGATGGTCGCGGTGATCGCGTCCACACAGGACTTCGTCGCGCGCTCGATCGTCTCGTGCACGACCGGTTCGCCTCGGATGTCCGATTGGAACACTAACCGGAACGCTTCGCCCTCGTGGTCGACGAAGTCGAAGTACGCGCCGACAGCCGCCTGCACGCGCAGTTTGTTGTCGGTGGTCGAGTCCAGTGCTCCCGTCACGCCCGCGATCAGCTCGTCGGCGTGGGTCTGCAGCAGCGCCATGTACAGCTCGAGCTTGCCGGGGAAGTGCTGGTAGAGCACCGGCTTGCTGACGCCCGCCCGCTCGGCGATCTCGTCCATGGCGGCGGCGTGGTAGCCGTTGGCGGCGAACACGTCCTGTGCTGCGGCGAGCAGCTGCGCACGCCGGGCAGTCCTGGGCAGCCGCGCGCTCTTGGCGCCTTGCTGCATCGTTTCCGACATACGGCCTCCTCGCTTCCCCTCAACCTTACTCGCCGGTATGTCCCACCGGGGTGCGTCTCGTGATTCGAGCCGGTATGACCACCCTGAACTGCGGGCACACTGGATAAATGAACTTGACCAGTGAGCGCGCCCCGCTGACCAGAGTCCCGCTGTCCGACGCGACGCGTCCGCCACTGGACACCACCCAGCTGCCGTGGCCGGGCGAGCACGTCGAAGCGGGCGGCGTGCGGCTGCACGTCCGCAGGACGCCGGGCCCGGCCGACGAGACAGCCGTGTACGTGCACGGTCTCGGCGGATCGTCGATGAACTGGACCGACCTGGCCGGGCAGCTGTCGCTGCACGCCCAGGGCATCGCGGTCGACATGCCGGGAGCCGGACGGTCGGAGCCACCACCCGGCCACACCTTCGACCTCGCCGACCAGGCCGGGACGCTGGCGGCGTTCCTGCGTGGCCTCGGTCACGGCCCGGTGCACCTGTTCGGCAACTCGATGGGCGGCGCGTCGGCGATGATCCTCGCCGCGCGGCACCCCGACCTGGTCAAGACGCTGACGCTGATCTCGCCCGCGGTCCCGGACCTGCGGCCGTTGCCCAACCGGATGTCCGACCCGCGGATCCCGTTCGCGATGATGCCGCTCATCGGCGAGCGGTTCAGACGCCAGCTCGCCGCACTCACGCCCATGCAGCGCGCGCAACAACTGGTCAACCTGTGTTTCGCCGACCCGTCGATGGTCCCGCAGCACCGGATGCACGAGACGGCGAACGAGTTCGTCGAGCGGGCGAAGATCGCGTGGGCCGGGCAGTCGCTGATGAGCCTGACGCTCGGCTTGTTCCGCGCGTGGCTGGTGCCGCCGTCGCAGTCGCTGTGGCGGATCATGCCGAACATTTCCGCGCCCACCTTGGTGATCTGGGGCGCGAAGGACAAGTTGGTGACTGTCCGTAAGGCCCCGCGAACCGCACGGCTTTTGCCCCGCGGACGCCTGCTTGTCCTGCCCCGAACCGGGCATGTCGCGCAAATGGAACGGCCAGAGACGGTGGCACGGGCCGCCCTCGGCCTGTGGGAGGCCGAACAGGA
This window contains:
- a CDS encoding AurF N-oxygenase family protein; translated protein: MSRVVRVAEGSDREKTAERLLNSSADKFYDPEVDIDWNAPLKEGMYYAPDHRVSIYGTHLWDQLTPAQRIELSKHEVASVASNGIWFEVLLMQMLLKEVYRIDPTTRHAQYALTEIADECRHSTMFARSIEKVGAPAYGPPAILKKLGRLLPVIGYGPALYGSILVAEEILDRIQRESMADPGVQPLVRMVNRIHVLEEARHVTFARQEVVRGMKELRRWELPYQQFLIAAVSHGITSSLINPRVYKSVGLDPRETAKVARNNPHFQETLHWAGERIMKFLDEAGLVGGPGMAFWRASFLVK
- a CDS encoding alpha/beta fold hydrolase, which produces MNLTSERAPLTRVPLSDATRPPLDTTQLPWPGEHVEAGGVRLHVRRTPGPADETAVYVHGLGGSSMNWTDLAGQLSLHAQGIAVDMPGAGRSEPPPGHTFDLADQAGTLAAFLRGLGHGPVHLFGNSMGGASAMILAARHPDLVKTLTLISPAVPDLRPLPNRMSDPRIPFAMMPLIGERFRRQLAALTPMQRAQQLVNLCFADPSMVPQHRMHETANEFVERAKIAWAGQSLMSLTLGLFRAWLVPPSQSLWRIMPNISAPTLVIWGAKDKLVTVRKAPRTARLLPRGRLLVLPRTGHVAQMERPETVARAALGLWEAEQDGSW
- a CDS encoding TetR/AcrR family transcriptional regulator; amino-acid sequence: MSETMQQGAKSARLPRTARRAQLLAAAQDVFAANGYHAAAMDEIAERAGVSKPVLYQHFPGKLELYMALLQTHADELIAGVTGALDSTTDNKLRVQAAVGAYFDFVDHEGEAFRLVFQSDIRGEPVVHETIERATKSCVDAITATITADAGMDEERARLLAVGLVGASQVAAQSWLASNRPIEKAEAVKLISTLAWRGIGGGYPLQPHS
- a CDS encoding TetR/AcrR family transcriptional regulator, with the protein product MGEGVKGEGDARRERWREHRAARRAEFVEAALKALDEHGPDLAMEHVAAAAGVTKPVLYRHFTDKADLFVALGQRGTEILFERLIPAINREEAPVPRIRRSLDAFFSVIEDHPNLYRMLARKAFNGRPVDSDPVREDKEMIAAALTSLLGDYMRALGLDSGAAEPWAYSIVGMVQTTGEWWLDRRSMTRDALVEYLTTIIWSAIDGFLRQHGIEIAPDKPIEINKVVQLRRAR